In Dehalococcoidia bacterium, the following proteins share a genomic window:
- a CDS encoding NAD(P)/FAD-dependent oxidoreductase produces MKQIKCDVAIIGSGVGATTSAALLLKAGYSVQIVEKLPFTGGRCQTLDHHGFKLNTGAGMIGDEIHGELCREVGAELELRVPDPVFRFRIRGKDFIAPQKGMWKALIGEAAHDDAEADRVYSAWMQAITWAEPSYSMSMDEWARQHTNNILILKLFHFLTCGIGVNSYELPAGEFFRHITQGAVMTWAYPPGGCGDFTNAMVAAIKRMGGDVWVRCPALSIKVKGGKATGVVVQKDGEQIEIVSQTVISNAPPRQMAELAGKENFSPGYLKDVDNILGSPMILFEFVTDKQLPSLEGSSCYCFTESKRAFMILDFTPLCPEMTPKGKHLLEALCVPGSIYPPYDIRREIVLAMEDLRQNMPDLAKNAELLKVRVARGDWGVTGNIPGRGNLSIKTPVHGLYVAGDRSAPQGWWCSLAAIKSGRMVAEDVQKRFSPA; encoded by the coding sequence ATGAAACAGATCAAATGCGATGTCGCTATCATCGGGAGCGGAGTCGGGGCGACCACCTCTGCCGCCCTTTTGTTGAAGGCAGGATATAGCGTTCAGATTGTTGAGAAGCTGCCGTTTACCGGGGGGCGATGCCAGACGCTCGATCATCATGGCTTCAAGCTTAACACCGGAGCCGGAATGATCGGCGATGAAATTCACGGAGAACTCTGCCGGGAGGTCGGCGCCGAGCTGGAACTTCGCGTTCCTGATCCGGTATTCAGGTTTCGTATCAGGGGGAAGGATTTCATCGCCCCACAAAAGGGCATGTGGAAGGCTCTTATCGGTGAGGCCGCTCATGATGACGCCGAAGCTGACCGGGTCTACTCGGCTTGGATGCAGGCCATCACTTGGGCTGAACCCTCTTACTCCATGTCCATGGATGAATGGGCCCGGCAACATACCAACAATATCCTGATCTTGAAGTTGTTCCATTTTCTCACCTGCGGCATCGGAGTTAACAGCTATGAATTGCCTGCAGGTGAATTCTTCCGCCACATCACCCAGGGAGCAGTGATGACCTGGGCCTATCCACCGGGAGGATGCGGCGATTTCACCAATGCCATGGTCGCCGCCATCAAGCGAATGGGTGGTGATGTGTGGGTTCGCTGTCCAGCACTGTCAATCAAGGTCAAGGGCGGCAAAGCCACAGGGGTGGTGGTTCAAAAAGATGGCGAACAAATCGAGATCGTGTCCCAGACAGTTATCAGCAATGCTCCGCCCCGTCAGATGGCCGAACTGGCGGGTAAGGAGAATTTCAGCCCCGGCTACCTTAAGGATGTCGATAACATTCTCGGGTCACCGATGATCCTTTTTGAATTTGTCACCGACAAGCAATTGCCATCGCTGGAAGGTTCGTCCTGTTATTGCTTCACGGAATCCAAACGGGCCTTCATGATCCTGGATTTCACTCCCTTGTGCCCGGAGATGACTCCAAAAGGGAAGCATCTGCTCGAGGCGTTATGCGTTCCCGGTTCGATCTACCCGCCATATGACATCAGGAGAGAGATTGTGTTGGCCATGGAGGATCTGCGGCAGAATATGCCCGATTTAGCCAAGAATGCAGAGTTGCTGAAAGTGAGGGTCGCCCGAGGAGACTGGGGCGTCACCGGAAACATTCCCGGGCGAGGCAACCTGTCCATAAAAACGCCGGTCCATGGGTTATACGTCGCGGGCGACAGATCGGCTCCTCAAGGGTGGTGGTGCTCTCTGGCAGCCATCAAGAGCGGTCGTATGGTGGCAGAAGACGTTCAAAAACGCTTCAGCCCGGCATGA
- a CDS encoding 4Fe-4S binding protein encodes MIVVDMEECIGCQICTAFCEFGALEGYGVIEMKREKCTECLDCVGTCPMDALHEVQA; translated from the coding sequence ATGATCGTTGTCGATATGGAAGAATGTATCGGCTGCCAGATCTGCACCGCGTTTTGTGAGTTCGGTGCGCTGGAGGGATACGGGGTGATCGAGATGAAACGAGAGAAGTGCACCGAGTGCCTCGACTGCGTCGGTACCTGTCCCATGGACGCCCTCCATGAGGTGCAGGCATGA
- a CDS encoding CoA transferase, whose protein sequence is MTLPLEGFRVLDATTWFQSVAPRMLGDLGAEVIKIESPITGDPMRGSITQTKLEMGGSERNVMIEHANFNKKCITLDLTKEEGRKILYKLVGKSDVFVHNLRMNAAIRLGVDYATLSTYNPLLIYALGSAWGSNGQNAGRASYDRLALARSGLMSIIGQPDTPPSYINGAIADHMGASMTAFGIVAALLKRERTGQGQEVECSLLGSMMHLLSMNVDAKLIMGVEVPRHARTSTPNPFWNEYRCKDDKWISLGMLQADRYWPSFCKVTSLEHLEKDQRFENIWARSANAAECIAIMDEVFATKTRAEWLDILGCEGDFVVEPVNTFSDLLEDTQVWANNYIAEFEHPTYGRTQMMVTPIRVGGSTPSIRLPSPEFGEHTEEVLQNILEYSWEDISRLKEEKVI, encoded by the coding sequence ATGACTTTGCCACTTGAAGGGTTTCGTGTTTTGGACGCAACCACCTGGTTCCAGAGTGTGGCCCCAAGGATGCTGGGAGACCTGGGAGCGGAAGTAATAAAAATAGAGTCTCCGATCACTGGCGACCCTATGCGCGGAAGTATCACTCAGACAAAGCTGGAAATGGGTGGGTCAGAGCGCAATGTGATGATTGAGCACGCCAACTTCAACAAGAAATGTATCACTCTAGACCTGACAAAGGAGGAAGGCCGGAAGATTCTATACAAGCTGGTGGGAAAGTCGGATGTCTTTGTGCATAACTTGCGTATGAATGCAGCGATCCGACTGGGCGTTGACTACGCCACCTTGTCCACATATAATCCCCTCTTGATATACGCGCTGGGCTCGGCATGGGGATCCAATGGCCAAAATGCGGGCAGGGCCTCTTATGATAGGCTGGCATTAGCCAGATCCGGGCTTATGAGCATTATCGGACAACCGGACACTCCGCCCAGCTATATAAACGGTGCCATCGCCGATCACATGGGAGCCTCAATGACCGCTTTTGGTATAGTGGCCGCACTCTTGAAGAGGGAGAGAACTGGGCAGGGACAGGAGGTGGAGTGTTCGCTGCTCGGCAGCATGATGCATCTGCTTAGTATGAATGTTGATGCCAAGTTGATAATGGGTGTAGAAGTGCCGCGGCACGCCAGGACCAGTACGCCCAATCCGTTCTGGAACGAATACAGGTGCAAGGATGACAAATGGATTTCGTTGGGCATGCTTCAGGCAGACCGATACTGGCCTTCCTTTTGCAAGGTTACAAGTTTGGAGCATCTGGAAAAAGACCAACGATTCGAGAATATTTGGGCGAGAAGTGCGAATGCAGCCGAATGCATTGCCATTATGGACGAGGTCTTTGCAACCAAGACCCGGGCGGAATGGCTCGATATTCTGGGTTGTGAAGGGGATTTCGTCGTCGAGCCGGTTAACACCTTCTCTGATTTGCTGGAAGACACGCAGGTGTGGGCCAATAACTACATAGCCGAGTTTGAGCATCCCACTTACGGTAGGACTCAGATGATGGTCACCCCAATCCGCGTCGGCGGCTCTACGCCATCGATCAGGTTGCCCTCACCGGAGTTTGGGGAGCATACCGAAGAGGTGCTTCAAAACATTCTTGAATACAGTTGGGAGGATATCAGCAGGCTCAAAGAAGAGAAAGTCATCTAA
- a CDS encoding ABC transporter substrate-binding protein: protein MRTRSIPWYKLAAIVLVLALLMPALVACDDDDEVESAASMATTPAETTPGATTLAPTISQEPIKIGVLCSWSGPAGIAGLLVDGVLKVVDKELEKKGGINVGGVIRPVKWIKYDDKTQVADNTSGYKKLVLEDKVSAVIYGGATASALTASSDSAEELKVPLFSVGSTPADLSNRPYTIRCVYPNMSSATNMVMDFAVNDLKPKTMGFLMGDMQEIRTRGSQMKGIANAAGIKVVYEEYVTSGTIDFSSFLTRIRMEKPDVLIADSGGTESFYVNVFKQMPELGGWGDIKVVGSSVSSSGTALKEKGAEGSYHWVVWGPGLPYAGSQEFEQSFPETAGRDPSTNDAVLYYAPEMALKAIELARSDKPEDIAKAARSGNLMWNDAPGGPFKINPDGTHTNAGHMMQFKDGKLTPVGK from the coding sequence ATGCGAACCAGAAGTATTCCATGGTACAAACTGGCAGCGATAGTCTTGGTTCTGGCACTTTTAATGCCTGCTCTGGTCGCCTGTGATGACGATGATGAAGTAGAATCCGCCGCATCGATGGCAACAACACCTGCAGAAACGACTCCTGGGGCAACAACACTTGCACCGACGATTTCCCAGGAGCCGATAAAGATCGGCGTTCTTTGCAGCTGGAGCGGTCCGGCAGGCATTGCGGGCCTCCTTGTTGACGGGGTATTAAAGGTGGTGGACAAGGAATTGGAGAAGAAGGGAGGCATTAATGTCGGGGGAGTGATAAGGCCCGTCAAATGGATCAAGTATGATGACAAGACTCAGGTAGCCGATAATACGTCCGGCTATAAGAAACTGGTGCTGGAAGATAAAGTTTCGGCAGTGATTTATGGCGGGGCAACAGCATCCGCTCTCACGGCCTCCTCCGATTCCGCGGAAGAGCTTAAAGTGCCGTTGTTCAGTGTAGGTTCTACCCCAGCGGATCTGAGCAACAGGCCGTACACCATACGCTGCGTCTATCCCAATATGTCCAGTGCCACAAATATGGTGATGGATTTTGCAGTGAATGATCTCAAACCTAAAACAATGGGCTTTCTTATGGGGGATATGCAAGAGATACGTACACGTGGATCTCAGATGAAGGGAATAGCCAATGCAGCCGGGATAAAGGTTGTCTACGAAGAATACGTCACTTCCGGCACCATAGACTTCTCGTCCTTCCTTACCCGCATCAGGATGGAAAAACCCGATGTCCTTATTGCAGATAGCGGTGGTACTGAGAGTTTCTATGTTAATGTGTTCAAGCAGATGCCAGAACTGGGCGGCTGGGGCGATATTAAGGTTGTCGGCTCCAGCGTGTCTTCAAGCGGCACTGCCTTGAAGGAAAAGGGAGCCGAAGGCTCTTACCATTGGGTTGTATGGGGGCCCGGGTTGCCTTATGCGGGGTCTCAAGAATTTGAGCAAAGCTTTCCGGAGACAGCCGGACGTGACCCCAGTACAAACGATGCTGTTCTGTATTATGCTCCTGAGATGGCCCTGAAGGCCATAGAGTTGGCCCGATCGGATAAGCCTGAGGATATAGCGAAGGCGGCCCGCTCGGGCAATCTGATGTGGAATGATGCACCAGGGGGGCCGTTCAAAATCAATCCTGATGGCACTCACACCAACGCAGGACATATGATGCAGTTCAAAGATGGCAAGCTTACTCCGGTTGGGAAATAG
- a CDS encoding ABC transporter substrate-binding protein, producing the protein MRSRNIRWHKLAAMVLVLALLMPALVACDDDDEEDATMPSTTTLEKTTPAATVSKEPVKIGILMSWTGPASIAGTTADTLIKLVDNEMKMEGGINVGGVIRPIEWVRYDDKTQVADNVAGYKKLVLDDHVSAVVFGGATATSLTAASDSAEELHVPLFSLGSTPADLSNRPYTIRCLMPNLFSASTMVMDFVLKDLKPKTVGFLVGDMKETRDRTSMMKERCSAAGVKVVYEQFVTSGTVDFSPFLTRIRMDNPDVLFADSGGSETFYINLYTQMPALGGWGNIKLVSPSSASGGNALNSLENKAGAEGSYHWVLWAPGLPYAGAKAFEQAYEAVLGKRVQTVDVNMYYPLSVALKAIELAGSDKPADIAKAARSGNFLWEDAPGGPFTITADGIHNNTGHMMQVKDGKLISVGE; encoded by the coding sequence ATGCGATCCAGAAATATTCGATGGCACAAACTGGCAGCGATGGTTTTGGTTCTGGCACTTTTGATGCCCGCTCTGGTTGCCTGTGATGACGATGATGAAGAGGACGCTACAATGCCATCAACGACCACGCTGGAAAAGACAACCCCTGCAGCGACTGTCTCCAAGGAGCCGGTAAAGATCGGAATTCTTATGTCGTGGACCGGTCCGGCAAGCATCGCCGGCACCACGGCCGACACCTTAATTAAGTTGGTAGACAACGAAATGAAGATGGAGGGAGGCATCAATGTTGGTGGCGTGATAAGGCCAATCGAGTGGGTCAGGTACGACGATAAGACTCAGGTGGCCGATAATGTGGCTGGTTACAAGAAGCTGGTACTAGATGATCATGTATCAGCAGTGGTTTTTGGTGGGGCAACCGCAACCAGTCTTACCGCCGCTTCCGATTCCGCGGAAGAACTCCATGTACCATTGTTCAGCTTAGGATCCACCCCTGCGGACCTGAGCAACAGGCCTTACACCATACGCTGTTTGATGCCGAATCTGTTCAGTGCGTCAACGATGGTGATGGACTTTGTGCTGAAGGATCTTAAGCCCAAGACGGTGGGCTTTCTTGTGGGGGACATGAAAGAGACGCGTGACCGGACATCCATGATGAAGGAAAGGTGTAGCGCAGCCGGGGTAAAGGTTGTCTACGAACAGTTCGTTACATCTGGAACTGTTGACTTCTCCCCTTTCCTCACCCGCATCAGGATGGATAATCCCGATGTGCTTTTTGCTGACAGTGGAGGGTCTGAGACTTTCTATATCAATCTCTACACGCAGATGCCTGCACTGGGCGGCTGGGGCAATATCAAGTTGGTGAGCCCCAGTTCGGCTTCAGGTGGCAATGCCTTGAATTCCTTAGAGAATAAGGCGGGAGCCGAAGGCTCTTATCATTGGGTTCTATGGGCGCCTGGATTGCCTTATGCCGGGGCCAAAGCGTTTGAGCAAGCCTACGAGGCGGTATTAGGGAAACGCGTCCAAACAGTCGATGTTAATATGTATTATCCTCTGAGCGTGGCCCTGAAGGCCATAGAATTGGCCGGCTCTGATAAGCCTGCGGATATAGCGAAGGCGGCCCGCTCGGGCAACTTTTTGTGGGAGGATGCACCGGGTGGACCGTTCACGATCACTGCAGATGGCATTCACAATAACACAGGCCATATGATGCAGGTCAAGGATGGAAAGCTTATCTCGGTTGGGGAGTAG
- a CDS encoding CoA transferase has protein sequence MKRILEGIRVVDWGQWHAVPEAAAILADLGADVCHIEQRGVGDQYRGLRADRGLPLALPGGRHAHFERVNRNKRGMALDLTKPMGKEIIYRMVKNSDVFVTSFQRDIVTKFSLDYANLSAVNPRLIYASTSSFGDEGPESEMPSFDLLGSARSGITMACGYGSISGPCWPPHGISDVTAGIMIALGVISALLARERFGIGQEVKSSLLASSMNLLAMDLDIFLLTGKEAPRLRRESMFAPTYNFYECKDGNWMALAAHRETDWGPICRAIDAPELENDPRFDTMQKRWQNCSELIKLLDGVFAQEPRHKWLEKLQKEKVTATAVNNICDLPSDPQVLANQYICDYDHPVLGKIKRMGFPVSFSETPATHTRPAPDFGQHTEEILLEVCGYDWEDITKFKEEEVI, from the coding sequence GTGAAAAGAATACTTGAAGGGATCAGAGTTGTTGATTGGGGGCAGTGGCATGCTGTTCCTGAGGCAGCCGCGATTTTAGCAGATCTGGGCGCTGACGTCTGCCACATAGAGCAAAGAGGTGTAGGAGATCAGTATCGGGGTCTTCGTGCGGATCGTGGGCTCCCATTAGCCTTGCCCGGGGGGCGCCATGCTCATTTTGAACGTGTTAACCGCAATAAACGAGGCATGGCTCTGGATCTGACTAAGCCAATGGGCAAGGAAATAATCTATCGCATGGTCAAGAATTCTGACGTATTTGTTACCAGTTTCCAGAGAGATATCGTCACGAAGTTCAGCCTTGATTATGCAAACCTGAGTGCCGTGAACCCCAGGTTGATCTACGCCAGCACCTCGAGTTTTGGAGACGAAGGGCCCGAGAGCGAAATGCCCTCGTTCGATCTTTTGGGTTCGGCTCGAAGCGGAATTACTATGGCGTGCGGATATGGATCGATCTCCGGGCCTTGCTGGCCGCCACATGGCATTTCGGACGTGACCGCGGGGATAATGATCGCCCTTGGGGTTATTTCCGCGCTTCTGGCGAGAGAGAGATTCGGGATCGGGCAGGAGGTGAAGTCTTCCCTGCTTGCGTCATCAATGAATCTGCTAGCTATGGATTTGGATATCTTTTTGCTCACTGGCAAGGAAGCCCCGAGATTGCGAAGAGAAAGTATGTTTGCTCCTACATATAATTTCTACGAGTGCAAAGACGGGAATTGGATGGCGCTGGCAGCTCATCGAGAGACCGATTGGGGGCCTATTTGTCGTGCCATCGACGCACCGGAATTGGAAAATGATCCCCGGTTCGATACCATGCAGAAACGGTGGCAAAATTGCTCAGAGCTCATCAAGTTGCTGGACGGTGTGTTTGCCCAAGAGCCGCGCCACAAATGGTTGGAGAAACTGCAGAAAGAGAAGGTCACCGCCACTGCCGTAAATAACATATGTGATCTGCCCTCCGATCCGCAGGTGTTGGCAAACCAATATATTTGCGACTATGACCATCCGGTCCTAGGGAAAATCAAGCGAATGGGTTTTCCTGTGAGTTTCAGTGAGACTCCTGCAACTCATACCCGGCCCGCTCCGGACTTCGGACAACACACGGAAGAAATCCTGCTTGAGGTGTGCGGGTATGACTGGGAGGATATAACAAAGTTCAAAGAAGAGGAAGTGATCTAG